CGTGGCCGATAGCATTGCCGCCGCCGCGTTCGGCCCAGCCAACCACGGGAAAAAACTTCAGACCGCGCTCAATCAGCCAGGAGCGCTTTTCACCAGCAGCGAAGCCAACATAGGCCTCGGCCCATTTGCGCGGCCAGAAATCTTCCGGCCGGTCGAAAGCGGCGGTGCCCATCCAGTCCTCGAGCGCGAGGTCATGGGAATCACGGATGCGCATGCGCCGCTGTTCGGGCGAGTCGACCAGGAAAAGCCCGCCGAAAGACCAGAATGCCTGCCCGCCCAGTGACTGCTCCGGCTCCTGGTCGACGATGATGACTTTCTTGCCGGCCTCGGCAAGCTCGGCGGCGGCAACCAGCCCGGCAAGGCCGGCGCCGACAATGATCACGTCCGCGTCGTCAGCCATTTTCCCTCCCGGAATTAGCCGGCTAACGCAATTCCAGGAAAAGTGTAAGCGGTTTTCCGTCCGGAATTGCGTCGAACAAAGCGTCAGACGGTCTCCCAGCCATCCTTGCCGCCGGCGCGGAAGATGGCGTCAATGACCTTCTGATTGAGCACCGATTCCTCCAGCGTGAAGACACGCTCCTTGCCGCCAAGCGCTGCGCGCGCGAAGGTCTCGACCTCCAGCCTGTACTGCTGCGTGCCTGGGAAGCGGAACACCTGTGCCTCGGTGTGGTTCTGGTTGTGCAGCTCGACGCGGTGATGGTCGTAGAGCCCGGCGTTGAACGGGGAAAACACCTCGATGAAGCCTTTCTCGCCGTGAAATACCATTACCTGGCGTGCCGCCATCTGCGTCGACAGATAGAAGGACAGTTCGAAGTCACCGAAATCGGCACGGATCGAGGAATAGATGTCGGTGCCGAATTTTTTGTCGCGTTCGATCGTCGCCTGCACGCGCAGCGGCTCCTTGCCGGTCGAAAAGCGCGTCGACACCGTCGGATAGACGCCGATATCGGGCAGCGCGCCGCCGCCGAGGTCGAGCTGGTTGCGCATGTTGTTGGGGTCGACATTGTAATAGGAAAACGCGCCCTGCACGTGGCGCAGCCGACCGATGGCACCGCCGGCGATGAGATCGCGAACCTTGATCCACTGCGGATGGTAGATGACCATGAAGGCCTCGCAGACCAGCACCTTCTTCTGGTCGCGCAGCTTGATCAGCGGCAGGATGTCCTTGGCGTCGAGTGCCAGCGGCTTTTCGACCAGCACATGCTTGCCGGCTTCGATGGCCTTGGCCGTCCATTCGACATGCTGCGATGTCGGCAGCGGGATGTAGACGCCGTCGACCTCATTGGAGGCGAGCAGTTCCTCATAGGAGCCAAACGCATGCCGCGCGCCGAAACGCTCGCCCAATGCCTTGGCCTTCGACGGGTCGCGGCTGGCAATCGCCGACAGCACGCCATTCTCCGCCTCGACGATTGCCGGCAACAACTGCTCGCGGCCGATCTTGGCCGTCGACAACACACCCCATCGGAACATCGCGCTTCTCCCTGTCGGTTACTCGATGGAGGTGTGCCCCAATTCCGGAGAAAAGCCAATCGCAGACGCGGGTCAAAAAGCGCCTTCGCCATCCTCGGGTCTGCGCCGCGTCGCTTCGCTCCTTGCTTCGCCCTAGGATGACGAACCCGAGCAGGCGGGCTTGGAACTAGCCTCTCTTGCCCGTCAGCGTCATGTTGAAATCGACGACGTTGGAGTAGAGCGGCGTGCCGATATCCATGCCGTAGCGCGACCTCAGCACCTTGCCGGTGACATGGAATTTTATCGTGCCGGCCTTCAACCCATCGAGTTCGGCGGTGAACTTTTCCGGAAACGTCTTGCCGCGCGCCGTCAGCCTGCCTGTGACAAGGGCCGATGTGTCGCCGGTGCGGGTCACGCTGGTCGAGTGGAA
The genomic region above belongs to Mesorhizobium sp. B4-1-4 and contains:
- a CDS encoding Gfo/Idh/MocA family protein codes for the protein MFRWGVLSTAKIGREQLLPAIVEAENGVLSAIASRDPSKAKALGERFGARHAFGSYEELLASNEVDGVYIPLPTSQHVEWTAKAIEAGKHVLVEKPLALDAKDILPLIKLRDQKKVLVCEAFMVIYHPQWIKVRDLIAGGAIGRLRHVQGAFSYYNVDPNNMRNQLDLGGGALPDIGVYPTVSTRFSTGKEPLRVQATIERDKKFGTDIYSSIRADFGDFELSFYLSTQMAARQVMVFHGEKGFIEVFSPFNAGLYDHHRVELHNQNHTEAQVFRFPGTQQYRLEVETFARAALGGKERVFTLEESVLNQKVIDAIFRAGGKDGWETV